One Luoshenia tenuis DNA window includes the following coding sequences:
- a CDS encoding ROK family protein produces the protein MKYVGIDLGGTNIVAGIVDDEGKILCQVERPTGNTRPFAEVAKDMALAAVEAIEKAGLTPADVEGIGIGVPGAIDHVNGRATAVNLGWHMEPVRDEMQKVINLPIHMDNDGNAAALGEIMVGSMKGAKDAVFITLGTGVGGGLMVNGKMLRGAHSVAGEIGHMSSMLYGGVDCNCGQQGCWEKYTSATALIAFAREAMEQHPDCLIAQKTGGDKAKVNAKVVIDAAKEGDAVALKLFNDYAYALGRGIASLIHILDPEVVALGGGVSRAGDFLLDAVREQVKKCVMHPDMPYARVELATLGNEAGLIGAAMLCAEAAGK, from the coding sequence ATGAAATACGTAGGGATCGATCTGGGCGGAACCAATATCGTGGCCGGCATTGTGGACGACGAGGGGAAGATCCTCTGCCAGGTGGAGCGGCCCACCGGCAATACCCGCCCCTTTGCCGAGGTAGCTAAAGATATGGCCCTGGCGGCGGTAGAAGCCATTGAAAAGGCGGGGCTGACCCCGGCGGACGTGGAGGGCATCGGCATCGGCGTGCCCGGCGCTATCGACCATGTAAACGGGCGGGCGACGGCGGTCAACCTGGGCTGGCATATGGAACCCGTGCGCGATGAGATGCAAAAGGTGATCAACCTGCCCATCCATATGGATAACGACGGCAATGCCGCGGCCCTGGGCGAGATCATGGTCGGCTCCATGAAGGGCGCCAAGGATGCGGTGTTTATCACCTTGGGCACCGGCGTTGGCGGCGGGCTGATGGTAAACGGTAAAATGCTGCGGGGCGCCCACTCGGTAGCCGGAGAGATCGGCCACATGAGCAGCATGCTCTACGGCGGGGTGGATTGCAACTGCGGCCAGCAGGGCTGCTGGGAGAAGTATACCTCCGCCACGGCGCTGATCGCCTTTGCCCGCGAGGCCATGGAGCAGCATCCCGATTGCCTGATCGCCCAAAAGACCGGCGGGGACAAGGCCAAGGTCAACGCCAAGGTCGTGATCGATGCGGCCAAGGAAGGGGACGCGGTGGCCTTAAAGCTGTTTAACGATTATGCCTATGCCCTGGGCCGGGGCATCGCCTCGCTGATCCATATCCTGGATCCGGAGGTGGTGGCGCTGGGCGGCGGGGTTTCCCGCGCGGGGGATTTCCTGCTGGACGCGGTGCGCGAGCAGGTCAAAAAGTGCGTCATGCACCCGGATATGCCTTATGCGCGCGTGGAGCTGGCGACCCTGGGCAACGAGGCCGGCCTGATCGGTGCGGCCATGCTGTGCGCCGAGGCGGCGGGCAAATAA
- the hprK gene encoding HPr(Ser) kinase/phosphatase yields MHTITVEEFCKGMGLSVVSADEGAEMQITSSDINRPGLEMAGYFEYFAPGRVQVVGRSEIAYLTSRSTAHQIKYMETYFNKEFPCLIVCRGLDLPEDVLALAVAAKKPVLSSQQSTTQLVHRLIGYIDNLIAPRGTIHGVLMDIYGVGILFTGESGIGKSETALELIKRGHRLVSDDAVELCRVADNRLTGESPKLIRYLMEMRGIGIIDVRSMYGVGSVIRQKSIDLVIKMERWDDDKVYDRLGISEEYEEMLGIKIPRITVPVAPGRNLAIIAEVAARNFRLKAQGYNAAKELDRRMEMMMSGRAEELDPDDVSGMHF; encoded by the coding sequence ATGCATACCATCACCGTAGAGGAGTTTTGCAAGGGAATGGGGCTGAGCGTGGTCAGCGCGGACGAAGGGGCCGAGATGCAGATCACTTCCAGCGACATCAACCGCCCAGGACTTGAGATGGCGGGGTACTTTGAGTATTTTGCCCCGGGCCGGGTGCAGGTGGTGGGCCGCTCGGAGATCGCCTACCTGACCAGCCGCTCCACCGCCCACCAGATCAAGTATATGGAGACCTATTTTAATAAGGAGTTCCCCTGCCTGATCGTCTGCCGGGGGCTGGACCTGCCCGAGGACGTGCTTGCGTTGGCCGTGGCGGCCAAAAAGCCGGTGCTCTCTTCCCAGCAGTCCACCACGCAGCTGGTGCACCGGCTGATCGGCTATATCGATAATCTGATCGCCCCCCGGGGCACCATCCACGGGGTGCTGATGGATATCTACGGGGTGGGTATCCTCTTTACCGGGGAGAGCGGCATCGGCAAGAGCGAAACGGCGCTGGAGCTGATCAAGCGCGGCCACCGCCTGGTCTCCGACGATGCGGTGGAGCTGTGCCGGGTGGCGGATAACCGGCTGACCGGGGAATCTCCCAAGCTGATCCGGTACTTAATGGAGATGCGGGGCATCGGCATTATTGACGTGCGTTCCATGTACGGCGTAGGTTCGGTGATCCGGCAAAAGAGCATCGACCTGGTGATCAAGATGGAGCGCTGGGACGACGATAAGGTGTACGACCGGCTGGGGATCAGCGAAGAGTACGAGGAGATGCTGGGCATCAAGATCCCGCGCATCACCGTGCCGGTGGCCCCGGGGCGCAACCTGGCCATCATCGCCGAGGTGGCGGCCCGCAACTTCCGCTTAAAGGCCCAGGGCTATAATGCGGCCAAGGAGCTGGACCGGCGTATGGAGATGATGATGAGCGGCCGGGCCGAGGAGCTGGACCCGGACGACGTGAGCGGCATGCACTTTTAG
- a CDS encoding Cof-type HAD-IIB family hydrolase → MAIKLVAIDIDDTLLNSKHEITDRTRDALYAAQDKGCTVILVTGRMYAAAKRYAKALGLATPLMTCQGAQITDIKTDEVLYSRTVPLELAREVADLCEARGLHIQYYIGDNYYYAKEGEPADYYAALAGFRGIPVGSPVSEKITQEPVKMLCLDQPEVILNLQQEMIDHFGDKLAIAISKPRFLEFTHPEAIKGRTVANFANQLGIAQEEVMAIGDSFNDITMIQYAGKGVAMGNADARIKAVADEIAPSNDEDGVAVMIEKYVLA, encoded by the coding sequence ATGGCCATCAAACTCGTCGCCATCGATATTGACGATACGCTTTTAAATTCCAAGCATGAGATCACCGACCGCACGCGTGACGCGCTGTACGCCGCTCAGGACAAGGGATGCACTGTCATCCTGGTCACGGGGAGGATGTACGCGGCCGCCAAGCGCTATGCCAAGGCGCTGGGACTTGCCACGCCGCTTATGACCTGCCAGGGCGCGCAGATCACCGATATTAAGACCGATGAGGTGCTCTACAGCCGCACGGTGCCCCTGGAACTGGCCCGGGAGGTGGCCGACCTGTGCGAGGCGCGGGGGCTGCATATCCAGTACTATATCGGAGACAACTATTATTATGCCAAAGAGGGCGAGCCGGCGGACTACTATGCGGCGCTGGCGGGCTTTCGGGGCATCCCGGTGGGCAGCCCGGTATCCGAAAAGATCACGCAGGAGCCGGTCAAGATGCTTTGCCTGGATCAGCCGGAGGTGATCTTAAACCTCCAACAGGAGATGATCGATCACTTTGGGGACAAATTGGCCATCGCCATCTCCAAACCCCGCTTTCTGGAGTTCACCCACCCCGAGGCCATTAAGGGCCGCACGGTGGCCAACTTTGCAAACCAGCTGGGCATTGCTCAGGAGGAAGTCATGGCCATCGGCGATAGCTTTAACGATATCACCATGATCCAGTACGCGGGCAAGGGCGTGGCCATGGGCAATGCGGATGCGCGCATCAAGGCCGTGGCGGACGAGATCGCCCCCAGCAACGACGAGGACGGCGTGGCCGTGATGATCGAAAAATACGTGCTGGCTTAG